A window of Borrelia sp. A-FGy1 contains these coding sequences:
- the ligA gene encoding NAD-dependent DNA ligase LigA, which translates to MNKRIENEILYLKNLINRWNKEYYIDSSPSVDDFHYDKSLLRLQDLENKYPEYKTLDSPTFKFGSDLLNDFKEIQHSFPILSLDKVYNEYELLLWIYKIRLDECNTRLGVSNCISVEPKIDGCSIVLYYKNGILDKALTRGNGRVGNDVTENVRTIKNVPLFIDKEFDLVLRGEIYISKENFLKINQTFENSYINARNLASGILRRINSKEVSNLPLDIFVYDVLYSSIDFNTNHNALDKLEKLGFKVNPFFKVFDGKNLEENIVGYVREIEEKRNSFEYEIDGVVIKVDSFNLREALGYTSHHPKWSIAYKFESITSVTKVIDIFIQVGRSGKITPVAHIERVLVSGAFIENATLHNQDYIDSIDLNIGDIVSISRRGDVIPAIESVVEKLSVGSFKIPDSCPSCGISLMREGAHLFCENKSCRFRIIEQIKYFCSKKCMDIVGLSNKTIEFLFKMNFIYSEIDLYTFNFDRLINLKGFKFKKVDKLKNSIENSKKKPFKKLFLSMSIKEVGENTIELLIANNLNSFDVISALCKDKDKALVELLKIKGIGERIALNIIESFNDENVLKKFNFFKELGFRMKEDDTNHSLNNTFLYGKKFCITGSFKEYPRHILIEKMNKRGAFFNKSVTKNLDFLLVGEKPGLKVRKAIDLGIKIISFSDIKSLISSDD; encoded by the coding sequence ATGAATAAAAGAATAGAGAATGAGATCTTATATTTAAAAAATTTAATTAATAGATGGAATAAAGAGTATTATATCGATTCTTCACCAAGTGTGGATGACTTTCATTATGATAAATCTCTTTTGAGACTGCAAGATTTGGAGAATAAGTATCCTGAATATAAAACTTTAGATTCTCCTACTTTTAAGTTTGGTAGTGATCTTTTAAATGATTTTAAGGAAATTCAGCATTCTTTTCCTATATTAAGTTTAGATAAGGTTTATAATGAGTATGAATTGTTGTTGTGGATTTATAAGATTAGATTGGATGAGTGTAATACTAGGTTAGGAGTTTCAAATTGTATTTCTGTTGAACCAAAAATAGATGGGTGTTCAATTGTTCTTTATTATAAGAATGGAATACTAGATAAAGCCCTAACTAGAGGAAATGGAAGGGTTGGTAATGATGTTACTGAGAATGTCAGAACAATCAAAAATGTTCCTTTATTTATTGATAAAGAGTTTGATTTAGTATTAAGGGGTGAAATTTATATTAGTAAGGAAAATTTTTTGAAAATAAATCAAACATTTGAAAACTCTTATATTAATGCTAGAAATTTAGCTTCAGGTATTCTTAGAAGAATAAATAGTAAGGAAGTTTCTAATTTACCTTTAGATATTTTTGTTTATGATGTTTTGTATTCTAGTATAGATTTTAACACAAATCATAATGCTTTGGATAAACTTGAAAAACTAGGATTTAAAGTTAATCCTTTTTTTAAGGTTTTTGATGGTAAAAATTTAGAAGAAAATATTGTGGGTTATGTTAGAGAAATAGAGGAGAAAAGAAATTCTTTTGAATATGAAATTGATGGTGTTGTTATTAAAGTCGATAGTTTTAACTTAAGGGAAGCTTTGGGGTATACTTCACATCATCCGAAGTGGTCTATAGCTTATAAATTTGAATCTATTACAAGCGTTACCAAGGTGATAGATATTTTTATTCAGGTTGGTCGAAGTGGTAAGATTACTCCTGTTGCGCATATTGAAAGAGTTCTTGTTTCTGGAGCTTTTATTGAAAATGCAACTTTGCATAATCAAGATTATATAGATTCTATTGATTTAAATATTGGAGATATTGTTTCAATTTCAAGGCGTGGAGATGTAATTCCAGCCATTGAGTCAGTTGTTGAAAAACTTTCTGTTGGTAGTTTTAAAATTCCGGATAGTTGTCCTTCTTGTGGTATTTCTTTAATGAGAGAGGGTGCTCACCTTTTTTGTGAAAATAAGAGTTGTCGTTTTAGGATTATTGAGCAGATAAAATATTTTTGTAGTAAGAAATGTATGGATATTGTAGGACTTTCAAATAAAACAATTGAGTTTCTTTTTAAAATGAATTTTATATATTCAGAAATTGATCTTTATACTTTTAATTTTGATAGACTTATTAATTTAAAGGGGTTTAAGTTTAAGAAAGTAGATAAATTAAAAAATTCAATTGAAAACAGCAAGAAGAAACCATTTAAGAAACTATTTCTTAGCATGAGCATTAAAGAGGTTGGAGAAAATACAATAGAATTACTAATTGCTAATAATTTAAATTCATTTGATGTGATTAGTGCTCTTTGTAAGGATAAAGATAAGGCTCTTGTAGAGCTTTTGAAGATCAAGGGAATAGGAGAAAGAATAGCTTTAAATATTATTGAGTCGTTTAATGATGAAAATGTTTTGAAGAAATTCAACTTTTTTAAGGAATTAGGGTTTAGAATGAAAGAAGATGATACAAATCATAGTTTAAATAACACTTTTTTATATGGGAAAAAATTTTGTATTACAGGTTCTTTTAAAGAATATCCTAGGCACATTCTTATTGAAAAGATGAATAAGAGAGGTGCATTTTTTAACAAATCAGTTACTAAGAATTTGGATTTTTTGCTTGTTGGAGAGAAGCCTGGCTTGAAAGTGAGAAAAGCTATTGATTTGGGTATTAAAATCATTAGTTTTTCTGATATTAAAAGTCTAATATCATCAGATGATTAA
- a CDS encoding response regulator, whose protein sequence is MKGNSKALVVDDSIFMRKNLIKILKKIGFNEFFEAEDGIQAVKVFEQQKEIDLITLDITMMGMDGITTLERMNEISNKFSKKINVLMVTALGKQELIKKALKLGAKGYITKPFREDQITEQIKILE, encoded by the coding sequence TTGAAAGGAAATAGCAAGGCCTTAGTTGTTGATGATTCCATCTTTATGAGAAAAAATCTCATCAAAATATTAAAAAAAATAGGCTTTAACGAATTTTTTGAAGCAGAAGACGGAATTCAAGCGGTAAAGGTATTTGAACAACAAAAAGAAATTGATCTAATAACTCTTGATATAACAATGATGGGAATGGATGGAATTACAACTCTTGAAAGAATGAATGAAATTAGCAATAAATTTTCTAAAAAAATTAATGTATTAATGGTTACAGCACTCGGAAAGCAAGAACTTATTAAAAAAGCATTGAAGCTTGGTGCTAAAGGATATATTACAAAACCTTTCAGAGAAGATCAAATAACAGAACAAATAAAAATATTGGAATAG
- the polA gene encoding DNA polymerase I, whose translation MKKIYLIDALNIIFRSYHVMKNNPLFNKKGENVNAFIGFFKTLFLIMKEKNPENLIVAFDSETQTFRKEKYPSYKSTRDAPPDNLIPQIYWIKEGLIKANIPIFEIQGYEADDLIASFVRKAEANNYLTYIISPDKDLLQIMSNQTKIFKLENGNFIEMNNDYVRKKFKINSSQIKDYLSIVGDRSDNIPGVKGIGEKGAAKLLSEFKTLNEIYDNIESINKKYKKILIKEKENAFLSYELVSLVEDLELPNLEEFKLKNLKEDIIELFEEHSAIKLIKSYKKDILKKTPINQEQRSMLQEKVPTINQADKDILKTIIPYSNTLKTIKEENTKYETILTKEQLDLLIENLKTADYVAIDTESTSFNAHEAKIIGISVSFKEFEGYYIPVDNKEKKFIEKEYIIQKFNEFFKTNPKLIGQNYKFDYKILKHNGFNVIPPYFDTMLAAYIINPNTKVSLDFLAEKYLMHKNIIYEEIVTKNNTLKDVPLEVASTYSAEDADITFRLFKIFTKKLKEDNLEKLMMEIEMPFSNVITDMEENGIYIDRDYLRQYSHELDKELNLIENEIIKSIGIEFNLNSTQQLHEVLFEKLNLSIPEDAKRNSTESKLLEAIKPQHNIIEKIIQQRQLAKLKNTYTDILIDSVNKKTNKIHTNFLQIRTATGRISSTSPNLQNIPIKDEKGRKIREAFKPDKGNIFISGDYSQIELVILAHLSEDENLIEAFKNKKDIHTETASQLFKVDKNKVTTTMRRIAKSINFGIIYKMSDFRLAKDLSISREEAKKFINSYFTLYSKIETFMTNQINFVRQNGYSETLLKRRRYIKEINSQNYTERSSAERIAINSTIQGSAADIMKIAMIKVYDEFKLRKLKSKILLQVHDEMLIESPKQECEEAKKIIKEMMENAYPLKLPLNANIETGNSWGELHP comes from the coding sequence ATGAAAAAAATTTATCTCATCGATGCCCTAAATATAATATTTAGAAGTTATCACGTAATGAAAAATAATCCCCTATTCAATAAAAAAGGAGAAAATGTTAACGCATTCATTGGATTTTTTAAAACTCTCTTTCTCATCATGAAGGAAAAAAATCCAGAAAATTTAATTGTAGCTTTTGATTCAGAAACACAAACCTTTAGAAAAGAAAAATATCCAAGCTATAAATCAACAAGAGATGCGCCTCCTGACAATTTAATACCTCAAATCTACTGGATAAAAGAAGGACTAATAAAAGCAAATATTCCAATATTTGAAATACAAGGATATGAGGCCGATGATCTTATTGCTAGTTTTGTAAGAAAAGCGGAAGCAAATAATTATTTAACCTATATCATCTCTCCAGATAAAGATTTATTACAGATTATGTCTAACCAAACCAAAATATTTAAACTAGAAAATGGCAACTTTATCGAGATGAATAATGATTATGTAAGAAAAAAATTTAAAATAAATAGTTCTCAAATAAAAGATTACCTATCCATTGTTGGGGACAGGTCAGACAATATTCCAGGTGTTAAAGGAATTGGAGAAAAAGGAGCTGCTAAGCTTTTGAGTGAATTTAAAACATTAAATGAAATATATGATAACATAGAGTCTATTAATAAAAAATACAAGAAAATTTTAATAAAAGAAAAAGAAAATGCTTTTTTAAGTTATGAACTTGTCAGTCTTGTAGAAGACCTAGAATTACCTAACCTAGAAGAATTTAAATTAAAAAATTTAAAAGAAGATATTATTGAATTGTTCGAAGAACACTCTGCAATAAAATTAATTAAGTCCTATAAAAAAGATATCTTAAAGAAAACTCCTATAAATCAAGAGCAAAGGTCAATGTTACAAGAAAAGGTTCCAACTATCAATCAAGCAGACAAAGATATTTTAAAAACAATAATTCCATATTCAAACACATTAAAAACAATAAAAGAAGAAAATACCAAATATGAAACAATATTAACAAAAGAACAACTTGATTTACTAATAGAAAACTTAAAAACAGCAGATTATGTAGCAATAGATACAGAATCAACTTCTTTTAATGCTCATGAAGCTAAAATAATTGGGATTTCTGTTTCATTTAAAGAATTCGAAGGTTACTATATCCCAGTAGATAATAAAGAAAAAAAATTCATTGAAAAAGAGTATATAATACAAAAATTCAATGAATTTTTTAAAACAAATCCTAAACTAATTGGACAAAATTATAAGTTCGATTATAAAATACTTAAACATAATGGATTTAATGTAATTCCTCCTTACTTTGATACAATGTTAGCAGCTTATATAATTAACCCAAATACAAAGGTATCCCTTGATTTTCTAGCAGAAAAGTATTTAATGCATAAAAACATAATATATGAAGAAATAGTTACAAAAAATAACACATTAAAAGATGTACCACTTGAAGTAGCATCCACTTATTCTGCAGAAGACGCCGATATCACCTTTAGACTATTTAAAATATTTACAAAAAAGCTCAAAGAAGACAATCTTGAAAAATTGATGATGGAAATAGAAATGCCATTTAGCAATGTAATTACAGATATGGAAGAAAATGGCATTTACATTGATAGAGATTATTTAAGACAATATAGTCATGAACTTGATAAAGAATTAAACTTAATTGAAAATGAAATAATTAAAAGCATAGGCATTGAATTTAACTTAAATTCAACGCAACAACTACATGAAGTATTGTTTGAAAAATTAAACTTGAGTATACCAGAAGATGCTAAGCGAAATTCAACAGAGAGCAAACTACTAGAGGCAATAAAACCTCAACATAACATTATAGAAAAAATTATACAACAAAGACAACTTGCAAAATTAAAAAACACATATACAGATATTTTAATAGATTCTGTTAATAAAAAAACAAATAAAATACATACAAATTTCTTACAAATAAGAACTGCAACGGGAAGAATTTCAAGCACATCACCTAACTTACAAAATATTCCAATAAAAGATGAAAAAGGACGCAAAATAAGAGAAGCATTTAAACCAGACAAAGGAAATATTTTCATTTCAGGTGACTATTCACAAATTGAACTTGTAATATTAGCACATCTTTCGGAAGATGAAAATCTCATCGAAGCTTTTAAAAACAAAAAAGACATCCACACAGAAACAGCCTCACAACTTTTTAAAGTAGATAAGAATAAAGTAACGACTACTATGAGAAGAATTGCAAAATCAATTAATTTTGGAATAATTTACAAAATGTCAGATTTTAGACTTGCAAAAGATTTATCAATTTCAAGAGAAGAAGCCAAGAAATTTATTAATTCTTATTTCACTCTTTATTCTAAAATAGAAACTTTTATGACAAATCAAATAAATTTTGTAAGACAAAATGGGTATAGTGAAACTCTTTTAAAAAGAAGAAGATATATTAAAGAAATTAATAGTCAAAATTATACAGAGAGGTCAAGTGCTGAGAGGATTGCTATAAATAGCACAATTCAAGGAAGTGCTGCTGATATAATGAAGATTGCAATGATTAAAGTTTATGATGAATTTAAACTTAGAAAACTTAAATCAAAGATACTCTTACAAGTACATGATGAGATGTTAATTGAATCTCCCAAACAAGAATGTGAAGAAGCAAAAAAAATAATCAAAGAAATGATGGAAAATGCTTACCCTTTAAAGCTTCCTTTAAACGCAAATATTGAGACTGGAAATTCATGGGGCGAATTACATCCATAA
- a CDS encoding SPOR domain-containing protein, with protein MKDLNENNNKGFLVALTSIIAVCTIIFLGIIIFFPNKNLASDIASKNIILEEIEGNKDTENENTEETLKITDNPNEIIIDLTKDLKKNKSLDSNRNTDNQNSNNKKELQVIKQNKATKKHKKETYQKPKTIAKIKKGIKEKAYNKIENKYDPNKEYYIQFVSLSDPVSADNNIQELMKYKINAKIYSATVNEKDIYRVRSGPYKNISDAKSDLRKISTSNVFKDAYILTINK; from the coding sequence ATGAAAGATTTGAATGAAAATAATAACAAAGGATTTTTAGTAGCACTTACTTCAATTATAGCTGTTTGTACAATAATATTTCTTGGAATAATTATTTTCTTCCCAAACAAAAACCTAGCCTCTGATATTGCAAGTAAAAATATTATTTTAGAAGAAATAGAAGGAAACAAAGACACAGAAAATGAAAACACCGAAGAAACATTAAAAATAACTGACAATCCAAATGAAATTATAATTGATCTTACAAAAGATCTTAAAAAAAATAAAAGTTTGGATAGTAATAGGAATACTGATAATCAAAACTCTAATAATAAAAAAGAATTACAAGTCATAAAACAAAACAAAGCAACAAAAAAACATAAAAAGGAAACATATCAAAAACCAAAAACTATTGCAAAGATAAAAAAGGGCATAAAAGAGAAAGCTTATAATAAAATTGAAAATAAATATGACCCTAATAAAGAATATTACATACAATTTGTATCACTATCAGATCCTGTTTCTGCTGACAATAACATTCAAGAATTAATGAAATACAAAATAAATGCAAAAATCTATTCCGCAACAGTAAATGAAAAAGATATCTACAGAGTTAGATCTGGACCTTATAAAAATATATCAGATGCAAAATCTGACTTAAGAAAAATATCAACATCAAATGTATTTAAAGATGCTTACATTTTAACTATCAATAAATAA
- the coaE gene encoding dephospho-CoA kinase (Dephospho-CoA kinase (CoaE) performs the final step in coenzyme A biosynthesis.) — protein MGRITSIIGITGRISAGKDTVSKIIISEYGYHEINVDKIGHIALYEKQKQIVKVFGEQILNNKNEIERLKIRKIVFNDKKKLQNLEAITHPFIQKEVERIILKNKFDKIIINAALLFKLDLEQFCRYIFVIKASDSVIKTRLKIKRNLEDNLIMKILNQQKCIFFNKNTLNLKIINIINNKSYSYLKKKIKTKMKEVINERFE, from the coding sequence ATGGGGCGAATTACATCCATAATTGGCATAACTGGAAGAATATCAGCTGGAAAAGATACTGTTTCAAAAATAATTATAAGTGAATATGGATATCATGAAATAAATGTAGATAAAATTGGTCACATAGCACTATATGAAAAACAAAAACAAATAGTAAAGGTATTCGGTGAACAAATACTCAATAATAAAAATGAAATAGAAAGATTAAAAATTAGAAAAATCGTTTTTAACGATAAAAAAAAGCTACAAAATCTAGAAGCAATAACACATCCCTTTATACAAAAAGAAGTAGAAAGAATAATATTAAAAAACAAATTTGATAAAATCATTATAAATGCTGCATTACTTTTCAAGTTAGATCTTGAGCAATTCTGTAGATACATATTTGTAATAAAAGCAAGTGATTCTGTAATAAAAACAAGACTAAAAATAAAGCGCAATCTTGAAGATAATTTAATTATGAAAATCCTTAATCAGCAAAAATGCATTTTTTTTAATAAAAATACTCTAAATTTAAAAATAATAAATATAATTAACAATAAGAGTTATAGTTATCTAAAAAAAAAGATTAAAACAAAAATGAAAGAGGTCATAAATGAAAGATTTGAATGA
- a CDS encoding FGGY-family carbohydrate kinase: protein MNVLSIDIGTSTLKSALLNSNCGVLESFDVNYFDYFCVDFENFDYRIWVFALKKVFSSFRHKSVDCISISGISPCLIALDSNFFPLDVLHWNSSKVVSGFKGKSAFLPFVLSTLERGIYDKVSYFVSCFEYFIYLLTDNLITSYPSSAYIPFIWSDIEIRKYKLDKNKFPPFLRMGESAGRVTINASIKFGIKSGIEVINAGMDYLSVLVGSGAFYPGVLSNRTGTSEGFNLVSDECLTGFSMQYPYFLDNLFVIGRIVPSGYLLQLLKDRFFEKRKSFKEFFEEISKVNFHSISDIYFYRSKKEIFSDYALVDSQIKEDLNKGILGKLESPLQIGIAILESSYFAFYNRLLQFKSFGKKILDIFVSGSNSDNLFLNELKANIIGRDLKIFEFKHSEIIGNSILAFYYLKEFETLEKAFDKIAKFKKIILCNTSLHYIYVEKYQKYVSNFDLFIDS, encoded by the coding sequence ATGAATGTGCTAAGTATTGATATTGGCACTAGTACTTTAAAATCTGCTTTACTCAATTCTAATTGTGGAGTTTTAGAAAGTTTTGATGTAAACTATTTTGATTATTTTTGTGTTGATTTTGAAAATTTTGATTACAGAATATGGGTTTTTGCTTTAAAAAAGGTATTTTCTAGTTTTAGACATAAGAGCGTAGATTGTATTTCTATTAGTGGTATCTCTCCATGTTTAATAGCTCTTGATTCAAATTTTTTTCCTTTAGATGTTTTACATTGGAATTCTTCTAAGGTAGTTAGTGGTTTTAAAGGTAAATCAGCTTTTTTGCCCTTTGTTCTTAGTACACTTGAAAGAGGAATTTATGACAAAGTGAGTTATTTTGTATCTTGTTTTGAATATTTTATTTATTTACTTACAGACAATCTTATTACAAGCTATCCAAGTTCAGCCTATATCCCTTTTATCTGGAGTGATATTGAGATAAGAAAATATAAGCTTGACAAAAATAAATTTCCTCCTTTTTTAAGGATGGGAGAGAGTGCTGGTAGGGTTACTATTAATGCTAGTATTAAATTTGGAATTAAAAGTGGAATAGAGGTAATTAATGCTGGAATGGATTATTTAAGTGTTCTTGTTGGAAGTGGTGCGTTTTACCCTGGTGTTTTGTCAAACAGAACAGGAACAAGTGAAGGTTTTAATTTGGTCTCAGATGAGTGTTTAACAGGGTTTTCTATGCAATATCCTTATTTTTTAGATAATTTGTTTGTTATAGGAAGAATAGTTCCTTCTGGATATTTATTGCAGTTACTTAAGGATAGATTTTTTGAGAAAAGAAAATCTTTTAAAGAATTTTTTGAAGAAATATCTAAGGTAAATTTTCATTCTATAAGTGATATTTATTTTTATAGAAGCAAAAAGGAAATTTTTTCTGACTATGCTTTAGTAGATTCTCAAATAAAGGAAGATTTAAATAAAGGTATTTTGGGTAAATTAGAAAGTCCTTTACAGATAGGAATTGCAATCCTTGAATCTTCTTATTTTGCTTTTTATAATAGATTGTTACAGTTTAAATCTTTTGGAAAGAAGATATTGGATATTTTTGTTAGTGGTTCTAATTCGGATAATTTGTTCTTAAATGAACTGAAAGCTAATATTATTGGTAGAGATTTAAAGATTTTTGAATTTAAGCATTCAGAGATTATCGGTAATTCAATTTTGGCTTTTTATTATTTAAAAGAATTTGAAACGCTAGAAAAAGCATTTGACAAAATTGCTAAATTTAAAAAGATAATACTGTGTAACACTAGCCTTCATTATATTTATGTAGAAAAATATCAAAAATATGTTTCAAACTTTGATTTATTTATTGATAGTTAA
- a CDS encoding HPr family phosphocarrier protein, producing MVKKEAKINAINGLHVRPASTFVKKAKEYASDITVEADGKSVSGKSLFRLQTLELSSGKKILVCADGDDEEKAATELAELIESFKE from the coding sequence ATGGTAAAAAAAGAAGCTAAAATTAATGCTATTAATGGCTTACATGTAAGACCAGCATCAACATTTGTAAAGAAAGCTAAGGAATATGCTAGTGATATAACTGTGGAAGCTGATGGAAAATCTGTTAGCGGTAAAAGCTTGTTTCGTTTACAGACCTTAGAATTATCTTCTGGCAAAAAAATTTTGGTTTGTGCTGATGGCGATGATGAGGAGAAGGCTGCTACTGAGCTTGCTGAACTCATTGAATCTTTTAAAGAATAG
- the fliS gene encoding flagellar export chaperone FliS, whose translation MIAKEDIYKKTQINTSSPLSILVMLYEKAIQDLEIAKEFYKKEDLESTIKADEKIYHAQDIIIELMSTLNFEDGGDISKNLLSIYSFLNKELERVVLEKNRDSIQEVLKHLKNLHVAWKKILKNNHNTNNKKLGINIVS comes from the coding sequence TTGATAGCAAAAGAAGATATATATAAGAAAACACAAATTAATACATCAAGTCCCCTCTCGATATTAGTTATGCTCTACGAGAAAGCAATACAAGACTTAGAAATTGCTAAAGAATTTTATAAAAAAGAAGATCTAGAGAGTACAATAAAAGCAGATGAAAAAATTTACCATGCACAAGACATAATTATTGAGTTAATGTCTACGCTAAATTTTGAAGATGGTGGAGATATTTCTAAAAATTTACTTTCAATATATTCATTTCTAAACAAAGAACTAGAAAGAGTTGTATTAGAAAAAAATAGAGATTCTATTCAAGAAGTATTAAAACATCTTAAAAATCTACATGTAGCTTGGAAAAAAATACTTAAAAACAACCATAACACTAACAACAAGAAATTAGGAATTAATATTGTCAGTTAA
- a CDS encoding xanthine dehydrogenase family protein subunit M, producing the protein MSGARVYYPENFNALVGLFDKELNNYIVYNEIDFHKNIEILKKRNYINNLFLINNFERFKKISLKSNFLEIGPCVTYNEILQFGERNIPRLFYEFISKLNDKIYLNSINIANGFYYKSTVFDLHPLFLSLDAQLEFKNVLTKKTYTYNAYNINRDDYIQKRNILFLTKLKFPITNLWNKSFYGKVFVDTFSFEMLEYTKIIFICVLLNVKRDIISDFLMKIFYDDKVITLRDSQALLLNKSLPLSMFEIEDSLKMLDRNIRDMKNFSFGERNMKLIKNFYFDTLVNF; encoded by the coding sequence ATGAGTGGAGCAAGAGTATATTATCCAGAAAACTTTAATGCACTTGTTGGTTTGTTTGATAAAGAGTTGAATAACTATATCGTATATAACGAAATTGATTTTCATAAAAATATTGAAATTTTAAAGAAAAGGAATTATATAAATAATTTATTCTTAATTAATAATTTTGAAAGATTTAAAAAAATATCGCTTAAAAGTAATTTTTTAGAAATAGGGCCATGTGTTACTTATAATGAAATATTACAATTTGGAGAGAGGAATATACCAAGATTGTTTTATGAGTTTATTTCAAAATTGAATGATAAAATATATTTGAATAGTATTAATATTGCTAATGGATTTTATTATAAAAGTACCGTTTTTGATTTACATCCTTTATTTTTGAGTCTTGATGCTCAACTTGAATTTAAAAATGTTTTGACTAAAAAAACTTATACTTATAATGCTTATAATATTAATAGGGATGATTACATACAGAAACGCAATATTTTATTTTTGACTAAATTAAAATTTCCAATTACAAATCTGTGGAACAAGAGCTTTTATGGCAAGGTATTTGTTGATACTTTTTCATTTGAAATGTTAGAATATACAAAAATTATTTTTATTTGTGTGCTTTTAAATGTTAAGAGAGATATTATAAGTGATTTTTTAATGAAAATATTTTATGATGATAAGGTTATTACTTTAAGAGATTCTCAGGCTTTACTTCTTAATAAATCTTTACCTTTGTCTATGTTTGAAATTGAAGATTCTCTTAAGATGCTTGATAGAAATATTCGAGATATGAAAAATTTTAGCTTTGGTGAGAGGAACATGAAGCTTATAAAAAATTTTTATTTTGATACATTGGTTAATTTTTGA